The DNA segment TCATACAATCTGAAATCGTCAATCAGTGAGTAAGTCGGGTCGTTAAGCGGGGCATTGCTGCCTCCCAGTTTATTCAGTGTGCGGTAAACCGGTTGCGGAGGATAATTTGTGATGGTAGTGGCAACAAGTATCGTATTCATCCAAATTTCATACTGGTTGCCTCTAACAATATATACAAGGTGTGTCCATGTATTGAGCGGCAATACGTTTGGCGAAAAACAGGCATCACCGTTGCCGTTGCTGTCGTAATTTTCATTGGTGGGGCAGCCATTATAGGAATGAGAAAGTTTGCCCACCACATTATCAATTACATATCCGTTACTGAAATCGTATAAGCGCGGATAAGCTTCTGTTTGTGTTACATTCACCCAGGCACTCACACTGTAATTGCCGTTTACCCAATTGGCAGCAGGCAACCAGATGAAATTGGTATTGCCGGTTACTTCATAACAATGGTTAGGATTTCCGAAACGGTCAGTGCCGTATAAAGCGGTACCGGCAGGTGTACCATGCAGCGCACCTCCTGCATAATCAAGCGTATTACTATCGAGCGGATACCAGGCCGCTAAACTCAATACTGGCACTGCCTGTGCGCTAAGCATCACTGGCAAGGCTGTAAATACACACAAAAAAGCAACTATGGCACGCATATAACGGTTTTCCTGCAAAATTAGCCGGCAGTTGCACCCGGCTCCTGCCGTTTAAGTGCATTTTTGCACACCGCTCAAGCTATCACACAAAGTTAGAGGCTGTTCGATTTTTTTCCTGCCCTCCTCTCCGAATTATCCTTGCAGTT comes from the Bacteroidota bacterium genome and includes:
- a CDS encoding T9SS type A sorting domain-containing protein; this encodes MRAIVAFLCVFTALPVMLSAQAVPVLSLAAWYPLDSNTLDYAGGALHGTPAGTALYGTDRFGNPNHCYEVTGNTNFIWLPAANWVNGNYSVSAWVNVTQTEAYPRLYDFSNGYVIDNVVGKLSHSYNGCPTNENYDSNGNGDACFSPNVLPLNTWTHLVYIVRGNQYEIWMNTILVATTITNYPPQPVYRTLNKLGGSNAPLNDPTYSLIDDFRLYDRAINYEEIVMLYNEGQLSTGINTTVTAGSLSPNPASEFLDVQLSGASADNASYTIYNSVGELVASGSWLAGAAQTAQRIDVAMLERGIYFLQIHCKNSVSTIKWLKI